One Elaeis guineensis isolate ETL-2024a chromosome 10, EG11, whole genome shotgun sequence genomic window carries:
- the LOC105034499 gene encoding probable sugar phosphate/phosphate translocator At3g11320 isoform X1, giving the protein MSGKGNSPSASLVTGRLFTVGLVTAWYSSNIGVLLLNKYLLSNYGFKYPIFLTMCHMTSCSLLSYVAIAWLKLVPMQTVRSRLQFWKIAALSLVFCGSVVSGNVSLRYLPVSFNQAVGATTPFFTAVFAYIMTLRREAWITYVTLIPVVTGVIIASGGEPSFHLFGFIMCIGATAARALKSVLQGILLSSEGEKLNSMNLLLHMAPIAVIFLLPATLFMEENVVGITIALAREDIRIIWYLLFNSALAYFVNLTNFLVTKHTSALTLQAKRLVSSSEKICCSRSCLYQLLQFANYDPTSAEMLVRQDQFSFFFFFTKKVK; this is encoded by the exons ATGAGCGGCAAGGGGAACTCGCCGTCGGCGTCTCTGGTGACGGGGCGGCTGTTCACCGTGGGGCTGGTGACGGCTTGGTACTCGTCCAACATTGGGGTGCTTTTGCTCAACAAGTATCTTCTCAGCAACTATGGATTCAAGTACCCGATCTTCCTCACTATGTGCCACATGACGTCGTGCTCTCTCCTCAGCTACGTCGCGATTGCCTGGCTCAAGCTGGTCCCGATGCAGACCGTGCGGTCCCGGCTTCAGTTCTGGAAGATCGCGGCGCTGAGTCTCGTCTTCTGTGGATCTGTCGTCAGCGGCAACGTCTCTCTGCGCTACCTGCCCGTGTCGTTCAACCAGGCGGTCGGGGCGACGACGCCGTTCTTCACGGCGGTGTTCGCCTACATCATGACTCTCCGCCGCGAGGCCTGGATCACCTACGTCACCCTCATTCCCGTCGTCACCGGTGTCATCATTGCCAGCGGG GGTGAGCCAAGTTTCCATTTATTTGGTTTTATCATGTGCATTGGTGCAACTGCTGCAAGGGCATTAAAGTCAGTGTTACAAGGGATCTTGTTGTCCTCTGAGGG GGAAAAACTGAACTCAATGAATCTCCTTCTACACATGGCTCCAATAGCAGTTATTTTCTTACTTCCAGCAACGCTTTTTATGGAGGAAAATGTGGTTGGGATTACAATAGCACTTGCTAGAGAAGATATAAGAATTATATGGTACCTGTTATTTAATTCTGCTCTGGCATATTTTGTGAATTTGACCAACTTTTTGGTGACCAAACATACCAGCGCATTGACACTCCAG GCAAAGAGGCTGGTATCTTCTAGTGAGAAGATATGCTGCAGTCGATCCTGCTTATATCAATTGTTGCAGTTTGCAAATTATGATCCTACGTCAGCAGAGATGTTGGTCCGGCAAGACCaattcagctttttttttttttttacaaaaaaagtaaaataa
- the LOC105034499 gene encoding probable sugar phosphate/phosphate translocator At3g11320 isoform X2, whose amino-acid sequence MSGKGNSPSASLVTGRLFTVGLVTAWYSSNIGVLLLNKYLLSNYGFKYPIFLTMCHMTSCSLLSYVAIAWLKLVPMQTVRSRLQFWKIAALSLVFCGSVVSGNVSLRYLPVSFNQAVGATTPFFTAVFAYIMTLRREAWITYVTLIPVVTGVIIASGGEPSFHLFGFIMCIGATAARALKSVLQGILLSSEGEKLNSMNLLLHMAPIAVIFLLPATLFMEENVVGITIALAREDIRIIWYLLFNSALAYFVNLTNFLVTKHTSALTLQVLGNAKGAVAVVVSILIFRNPVSVTGMLGYTLTVIGVILYSEAKKRNK is encoded by the exons ATGAGCGGCAAGGGGAACTCGCCGTCGGCGTCTCTGGTGACGGGGCGGCTGTTCACCGTGGGGCTGGTGACGGCTTGGTACTCGTCCAACATTGGGGTGCTTTTGCTCAACAAGTATCTTCTCAGCAACTATGGATTCAAGTACCCGATCTTCCTCACTATGTGCCACATGACGTCGTGCTCTCTCCTCAGCTACGTCGCGATTGCCTGGCTCAAGCTGGTCCCGATGCAGACCGTGCGGTCCCGGCTTCAGTTCTGGAAGATCGCGGCGCTGAGTCTCGTCTTCTGTGGATCTGTCGTCAGCGGCAACGTCTCTCTGCGCTACCTGCCCGTGTCGTTCAACCAGGCGGTCGGGGCGACGACGCCGTTCTTCACGGCGGTGTTCGCCTACATCATGACTCTCCGCCGCGAGGCCTGGATCACCTACGTCACCCTCATTCCCGTCGTCACCGGTGTCATCATTGCCAGCGGG GGTGAGCCAAGTTTCCATTTATTTGGTTTTATCATGTGCATTGGTGCAACTGCTGCAAGGGCATTAAAGTCAGTGTTACAAGGGATCTTGTTGTCCTCTGAGGG GGAAAAACTGAACTCAATGAATCTCCTTCTACACATGGCTCCAATAGCAGTTATTTTCTTACTTCCAGCAACGCTTTTTATGGAGGAAAATGTGGTTGGGATTACAATAGCACTTGCTAGAGAAGATATAAGAATTATATGGTACCTGTTATTTAATTCTGCTCTGGCATATTTTGTGAATTTGACCAACTTTTTGGTGACCAAACATACCAGCGCATTGACACTCCAG GTTCTTGGAAATGCCAAAGGTGCTGTGGCTGTGGTAGTTTCAATTTTAATATTCAGGAATCCTGTATCAGTGACTGGGATGCTTGGTTACACCCTCACAGTTATTGGGGTCATTCTTTATAGTGAAGCAAAGAAACGTAACAAGTGA